One Candidatus Omnitrophota bacterium genomic region harbors:
- a CDS encoding response regulator has protein sequence MHKHILLSMDNTLMMSSLMTSIATLLSGVVTHPVGNTEAMAGFLDNNKSPSLIILDMEMRDNMGIAILKLLVERKIQVSLILINTRPSDYSGIRLDDMNIAGQFKKPLDYRTLYGTIRKALEEKAIPQA, from the coding sequence ATGCATAAACATATATTACTATCTATGGACAATACGCTTATGATGTCATCGCTAATGACGTCTATAGCTACTCTTTTGAGCGGGGTCGTAACCCATCCGGTAGGTAATACTGAAGCGATGGCGGGTTTTCTGGATAATAATAAGTCGCCCTCTTTAATTATTTTAGATATGGAGATGCGGGATAATATGGGTATAGCTATTCTGAAGCTTCTGGTTGAACGCAAGATACAAGTCAGTCTTATTCTTATCAATACGCGGCCATCTGATTACAGCGGTATACGTCTAGATGACATGAATATAGCCGGTCAGTTCAAGAAGCCCCTTGATTATAGAACGCTATATGGTACGATAAGGAAGGCACTGGAAGAGAAGGCGATACCTCAGGCGTAA